The sequence GTCTTCCGGATAGACGGCGGCCTCCCACAGAGGGCGACCGGCACCATCAACGACCAGGCCCTGGCCATCCTGGCGGTCCACTTCCCGCCAGGCGAAGTCCAGGCCGGCTTCCTCGGCGGCCTCGCGAGCCAAGCGTTCCTCACCGCGCCACCGCTCCAGCAAGAGATCGGTGCCCGGACCTGAGGGGACACGGCCCTGGGTGAGGATCGGCCGCCAGGCGGGCCGGTAGTCGGGCATCCCGGCATACGTGTACGCCAGCAGCCGAACAAGCGCGGGGCGTTGGGTGCAGCGGGCCCGAATCTCCTGGTTGACGCGCAGCCAGGCGGGCGAATATCGGGTGCAGGACCGCAGATGCCGATCGAGTGCTGGAGGCAGCGGCGGACATTCATCCAGGTCCGCCTGTCCTCCGTACTTGGCATCCGCGGCCAGTTGGCGGTCGAGAAACGTCGTGATGACGGTCAATGGACGCTCCAGTCACGCAGGGCTTGCAACAACGACACGAGGCGACGACCGCCGCCAGGTTGCCGCGCTCGCCCCAACAGCACGATTCGGCAACACGTCTCTCTGCCTATGGTCGCCCTGATGTGTGGCTCGACTCGCACCTCCGGCGGGCACGGCAGCGCGCGCGTGGCGGTGGGGCCGCATGGGCGGTTTCGCCTTCCGGCAAGGGGCTCCTGCCACCTGAGAACCGCACAGTTCCGGCCGCCTCGCCGTGAAACGACACGACTATAACTACACACTGTGCATGACGGGATGCGCTGAGATGATCTTGCAATTGCCGCGGATGGTGTGTTGACTTGGCAATCTTCTCCGGCCGGAGCGTCAGCGCAACCTCGATGAGGCGAACTAGGAACCCTGATAGTTACCCAACGTAGTCGATTACGGTCCGTCCGAACGACCGCGTTCACGGCACCACTCTTCACAAGAAGAGGGTTTGGAGCTCGCCTTGGGCCACATGGAAACCGGGATGGAACACTGGACGTATGCCCCTCTGCTCGCCTATCTGGTGTCATGCCTCGGCTGCGGACTCGGCCTGGCGTGCACGAGCCGGGCATGGGTGGGTACCCGCGCCATTCGCAACCTGTGGCTAGCTTGGTCAGCGGTGTCGATCGGCGGCACCGGGGTCTGGGCCATGCACTTCATCGCGATGGTGGGTACCACCGTCGAGGGCTCGGAGGTCAGCTGGAACATCCCCCTGACCGCTCTGAGTCTTCTGATCGCGGTCGGCATAGTCGCAGTCGGCATGTTCGTGGTCGGCTACAGCCGGGCGAAGCTGCCGGCGCTGCTGCTGGCCGGCCTGCTCACCGGCGTCGGCGTCGCCGCCATGCACTACACGGGCATGGCGGCGATGCAGGTCCAGGGATCGATTCACTACGACATGCGCATTGTCGCGCTGTCCGTGGTCATCGCCGTCGTGGCCGCTACCGCCGCTTTGTGGGTGACCCGCGATGTCCGAAGCAAACTGGCGATGGCCGGCGCGATCCCGATCATGGCATTGGCCGTCAGCGGCATGCACTACACCGGCATGGCGGCCGCCGGCTTCACGATGGACCACAGCGCACCGGCCCCGACCGGCGCGGGCGTACTCTCCCTGACCTGGCCGCTGATCATCTGGATCGGCGGGTGCCCCGTCATCACCCTGATGCTCATCGCCCTGGTTCCGAGCGGGAAGGAAGCCCTCGAAGACAGATACCACCAGGAAATCTTCGACCAGCTCTCACGCCAACGCCAAGCCACCCAGCGCCCCGACCCCACGTACGGCATAGACCGCACTTGAGTCGGTACGGCCTGGAGGCGATGGGCATCGGCGGCGGCCAGGGCCCGGCGGCGGTCTTCTAGCGCGTCGGTCGGCAGAGGCGTCCGCCGCTCAGGCACGGCCGGTTCGGCTTGGTCAGAGGGTGGGGTTGATGACGAACATTCCGCCCTTCTGGGAGACGGCGGAGAGCTTGGCGGCGCTGATGGTGTGCTTGCCGCCGGTCGCCTTCCACGGGTCCCAGACGGTGATGGTCTTCTTGCTGGCGTTGTAGCCGTACACGACGATCGCGTGCCCAGTGTGGTTGGGGAAGCCCTGCTTGGTGTTCCAGGGCAGATCGTCGGCCCATACGCCGAGGACCGTGGCCCGGTGCAGCACGCCCGCGTCGTACCTGACCTTGGTCAGCAGTTTCGTGCCGGTGCTGATGTCGTCCCCGGTCCGGTAGGCGAGGTGCTTGGGCTTGGCGTAGGCGTTGAGCACCGGGAGCGCCTGCCTGGCCGTGGTGCCGGGGCCCGCGGTCTTCATCTTCTTGGCGAGGGTGGCCTGGCTCACCTTGATGCCGAGGGTGCGCAGGCTGATCGAACTCGACGTCGGCACGCACCAGTTGTTCTTGCTCTGGTACTGCCCGATGATCTTCGCGGTGTACGACCCGGGCGCGGCCGCGGCCTTTTGCAGGGCGGGCCGGCCGCGGGGTGCGGACACGGGCTCGTAGGGCATGCCCTGGGGAATCGCGGCGGGCCGGGTGGGCAGGGCCTGGGCGGCTCCGGCGGCACCGGCCCGGCCGCCGTCTCGGGCGCCGGCCGTCGAGACGACGCGCGGCCACGTGCCCGTACCTTCAGGAGGTCGACAGGTGCGGCGGCGGACGATCAGGGAGCCATTAGCCAGCGGGAGCAGGGGTCATTCACGGTCACTTGCGGCACCGTGGTCTGCCAGATCGGCGGCCTTGGCGTGCATGATCGGCTTGATTTCCAAGCTGGCAGCGGGTTCGGTTCCCGTCCCCCCTCCATCGAGGAGGCCCGGGTCCGAGAGTATGAATATCCTGATAGCGCTCAGCTAAGGCTCAACGGGTGTCGGGCCTGTTCGGGAACGTGTGCGGGCCTGAAGGAACCAATGCGCGGCGACCAAGGGGATGACGCCGACGGGGTACCAGACAACGTCAATGAGGTCGAACTGGGCGCCTAGTAGCTGACGCGCGAGCCAGCTGCGTTGGGAGAGTGCCGCGGGCAGGGCGGTGAGCTGTGCGAACTCGATGAGCCAGCAGTATGCGGTCGCGGCGCTGCCAGCGGGCAGGGGGGAGATCAGGGGCCGTATGAAGATGACTATCGTGTAGACGATGGCCGCGGACAAGGCGGCACCTGAGTACTGTTCGATGGGCCCGTCCATTGTGGCGCGGATTGCGTAGGCGGCGCCTGCAAAGCCGGCTGCCGATACCGCCATCAGCAGCCGAATCCATCGCACCGTGAGCGACATCGAGCGATCATAGTGGCATCGCGGCCAACGTCTCAAAAGAGAAAGGCCGCCACGGCGTTGGAGAGCGGCCAGGTCAGCAGGCGGGCGCCGGCAATTCCCGTCACCGCTACCAGGCTGGAGGCCCAGGCCAGTGACTCATCACTGACGCTGCGCCTCGTTGCTGCGGATCAGGAGGTTCGCGCCTCAGGTCGGCCAGGCGAGGGGGCAAGCAGCGCCCGGGGCCTGTCGCGTTCGTGCAGGCGTGGCGGAAGTAAGTGGCAGCATTGCTGGAGGCGGCCGGCGGTCATTCGTAGGACCCGGGAGTGCGTGCCAGGCTCTCCTGGATCTTGTCGCGGACGAGGTCGAGAAAAGCGCCGTCAGCGGGGGACGAGTACGACATCGTAGGATCTGGATAGATGACGACGTCCAGGCGTTCTGTGGCGGCGGAGGTAATGGACAGCCCGGACGACCTGCGTGCAAGATTGACCTTCACCGTGGTCGGGGCGACTCTGGCACCAGTGCTGGGAAAGATCCGTATCTGCACCGGCTGACCGAGCCCGACTTTCCACAGTGCGACCGAGTTCTGGTCGACGCTGAGGATGAATCCAGCCAGGTTCTGCATGCCCAGCGTTGGACGGCATAGGAACGCGAGGCCGTTTTGACGCAGTGCTCCGAGGGCCTTGCGCTGGTTGCGGACCACGAGCCGTCCGTAGATCACCAGGGTGAGCAGAAGCAGAAGCGCCAGCGCCATGACCAAGAGCAGGGACAGGAGGACGTACACCGGCCGACCATAACCCCGGTGGAGCCGATAAGTGAACTCTGCGTCGGTGCGGACCGCAGGTCCCGGCGGTTCGGGTTGCTGGTGCCGGGTGATGCTTTCGGTGGCGCGGCAGCCGGTTTCGGCGAGTTCAGCGATGCAGCTTCACGGGACCGTGGTCACGTACGGCACCACCTGCGCTGAACGCGAAGTGGAGGTCCTCCTCGGCGTGGTGACCTCAGCGGTGGTGGGCCACTTGCCGTCGGCGCTTGGCTCCAGGCGTGCCAGCGTGCACCGATGTCTGGGGCCCGTGGCGCCGCCCAGCCACTTGCTTCGGCTGACCTCGGCGTGCTGATTAGAGGGGCCGGGTGAGCAGGTCAACCCTTGATCATCGTGTAATTGTGATCGGCGCCGGCGAATACCTGACGAAGTTCTTCGTCAGCGCTTCTTTGGCAATCTCTGAAACTCAACGGATGATTCTGCGAGGCTCTGAACTGCGCGGACGAGATACTTGGGGGAGGTTGCACGGACCCCGGGCCCGGGCCCGCTGCCGGGGTCCCTGCATCCCACTAGAGCCCTAGGGCCCCAAAATTCCAGCGGCGCATTGAGGTCCTTCAGCCCTGCCCTCCCGTGATTTACCTCAAGTAATTTCTCCAGCAGTTACCGAAGGGGAGATGAATCATGGCGATCACCGTCCGGAGAAAGGCTGCCTTCGCCGCCGCCGGCCTCGTGATGACGACCGGTCTGGGACTGGTGGCATGCGACGCGTTGCCCGCTCGGGAGACCAAGCTGAGCGCCGGGGGCACCAAGACCGTCCAGGCGGCCCAAAGTCTGACCGCCGCGCAGATCGCAGCCGGTGCCACCCGTGTCAGCGGGGACTCGGCGAACACGCCCGTCTACCTCATCAAGGGGTACCGGCAGAAGGTCACCGACACCGGATGCGCCGAGAAGTGGACCGGCGCGGTGAAGGCGATGCGCGGCTGGGGCTGGACGGGCAAGTTCCACCGGGTCGGCTACTACTCCACCGACGATCCGAAGGGCTGTGTGCGGATCGCCAAGGGGTCGACCGACACCTCCATCAAGGATCTCGGCAGGCAGCTGGCCCAGAACATCTACAAGAACTACTCGTCCAAGGGC is a genomic window of Actinomadura citrea containing:
- a CDS encoding C39 family peptidase, encoding MPYEPVSAPRGRPALQKAAAAPGSYTAKIIGQYQSKNNWCVPTSSSISLRTLGIKVSQATLAKKMKTAGPGTTARQALPVLNAYAKPKHLAYRTGDDISTGTKLLTKVRYDAGVLHRATVLGVWADDLPWNTKQGFPNHTGHAIVVYGYNASKKTITVWDPWKATGGKHTISAAKLSAVSQKGGMFVINPTL
- a CDS encoding DUF6221 family protein, with product MTVITTFLDRQLAADAKYGGQADLDECPPLPPALDRHLRSCTRYSPAWLRVNQEIRARCTQRPALVRLLAYTYAGMPDYRPAWRPILTQGRVPSGPGTDLLLERWRGEERLAREAAEEAGLDFAWREVDRQDGQGLVVDGAGRPLWEAAVYPEDGFVISRYGPGRVLRELAARREMLARLDLSAGTDQLLRLLAEPYAR
- a CDS encoding MHYT domain-containing protein: MELALGHMETGMEHWTYAPLLAYLVSCLGCGLGLACTSRAWVGTRAIRNLWLAWSAVSIGGTGVWAMHFIAMVGTTVEGSEVSWNIPLTALSLLIAVGIVAVGMFVVGYSRAKLPALLLAGLLTGVGVAAMHYTGMAAMQVQGSIHYDMRIVALSVVIAVVAATAALWVTRDVRSKLAMAGAIPIMALAVSGMHYTGMAAAGFTMDHSAPAPTGAGVLSLTWPLIIWIGGCPVITLMLIALVPSGKEALEDRYHQEIFDQLSRQRQATQRPDPTYGIDRT
- a CDS encoding DUF2809 domain-containing protein, whose translation is MSLTVRWIRLLMAVSAAGFAGAAYAIRATMDGPIEQYSGAALSAAIVYTIVIFIRPLISPLPAGSAATAYCWLIEFAQLTALPAALSQRSWLARQLLGAQFDLIDVVWYPVGVIPLVAAHWFLQARTRSRTGPTPVEP